From Hippea alviniae EP5-r, the proteins below share one genomic window:
- the rpmA gene encoding 50S ribosomal protein L27: MAHKKGLGSTKNGRDSIGKRLGVKRADGQRVKAGEILVRQRGTKWHPGKNTGKGKDDTLFALVSGTVKFEEKLGKKFVSVYP, from the coding sequence ATGGCTCACAAAAAAGGTCTTGGCTCAACCAAAAACGGAAGAGATAGTATAGGCAAGCGCTTAGGCGTAAAAAGGGCTGATGGGCAAAGAGTAAAGGCTGGAGAAATTTTGGTAAGACAGCGTGGAACAAAGTGGCATCCGGGCAAAAATACAGGCAAGGGCAAAGACGATACGCTCTTTGCTTTAGTAAGCGGAACGGTAAAGTTTGAAGAAAAACTCGGCAAGAAGTTTGTTAGTGTTTATCCTTAA
- a CDS encoding glutamate-5-semialdehyde dehydrogenase, whose product MLKEKIESLCKKAHQSFFSLSKIGEDRINATLEGLKALIDKNREKIKEFNEIDIKKAKENNLKSALIDRLLLNDKRIDGIIEAVETVKKLKSPVGEVIDGWRLENGLKIEKVRVPIGTIGIIYESRPNVTVDAAILCLKSFNSTVLKGGKEAINSNKFLVELVKEALIKNKIDENAVSFIDETDRNAVLYMLKLDKYIDTIVPRGGEGLIKFVSENATMPVIKHDKGLCHTYIDKDADMEKALNISYNAKVQRPGVCNAMETLLVHESIAEQFLPKFKQMMDEAKVELRGCPKTLKILPDIKVATDKDWDEEYLDLILSIKVVESLDEAIEHINRHGSKHSEAIITENFTNAERFLDEVDASCVYVNASTRFTDGGVFGFGAEIGISTNKLHARGPAGLKELTTYKYKIIGNGQIRE is encoded by the coding sequence ATGCTCAAAGAGAAAATAGAAAGTCTATGTAAAAAAGCTCATCAATCATTTTTTAGCCTATCAAAAATAGGCGAAGATAGGATAAACGCAACACTTGAAGGGCTAAAGGCTTTAATCGACAAAAACAGAGAAAAGATAAAAGAGTTCAACGAAATAGACATCAAAAAGGCAAAGGAGAACAATCTAAAAAGCGCTCTAATCGATAGACTGCTTCTAAACGACAAACGCATAGACGGAATAATCGAAGCTGTTGAAACTGTAAAAAAACTCAAAAGCCCTGTTGGTGAAGTGATAGACGGCTGGAGATTGGAAAATGGGCTTAAGATAGAAAAGGTAAGAGTCCCAATTGGGACAATAGGCATAATTTACGAGTCAAGACCCAATGTAACCGTAGATGCGGCGATATTGTGCTTAAAATCATTCAACAGCACCGTTTTAAAAGGCGGAAAAGAAGCAATAAACTCAAATAAATTTCTGGTTGAGTTAGTAAAAGAAGCTTTAATAAAAAATAAAATAGACGAAAATGCTGTAAGCTTCATCGATGAGACAGACAGAAACGCAGTCTTGTATATGCTAAAGCTGGATAAATACATAGACACAATCGTGCCAAGAGGCGGCGAAGGCCTAATAAAATTCGTCTCAGAAAACGCAACAATGCCCGTTATAAAGCACGACAAGGGCTTATGCCACACCTATATAGACAAAGATGCAGACATGGAAAAAGCCTTAAATATTTCATACAATGCCAAGGTTCAGCGCCCGGGCGTTTGCAACGCTATGGAAACGCTACTTGTTCATGAAAGCATTGCAGAGCAGTTTTTACCAAAATTCAAACAGATGATGGATGAAGCAAAAGTTGAGTTAAGGGGATGTCCCAAAACGCTTAAAATCCTGCCCGATATAAAAGTAGCAACAGATAAGGATTGGGACGAAGAGTATTTAGATTTAATACTATCAATCAAAGTTGTCGAAAGCTTAGATGAAGCAATAGAACACATAAACAGGCATGGCTCAAAACACTCAGAAGCCATCATCACAGAGAATTTTACAAATGCAGAGAGATTTTTAGATGAAGTGGATGCAAGCTGTGTCTATGTAAACGCATCAACACGCTTCACAGATGGCGGTGTATTCGGGTTTGGTGCAGAGATAGGCATAAGCACAAACAAGCTGCATGCTCGTGGGCCAGCAGGACTAAAGGAGCTTACAACATACAAATACAAAATAATAGGAAACGGACAGATAAGAGAGTGA
- the rplU gene encoding 50S ribosomal protein L21, giving the protein MFAVIETGGKQYIVKEGDVIRVEKLDAEPKSEISFDKVLMVGDKVGNPYVENAKVEAKVIRTAKAKKIIVFKFKRRKGYKRKKGHRQYFTEVKITKIVS; this is encoded by the coding sequence ATGTTCGCAGTCATAGAAACGGGCGGCAAACAATACATCGTAAAAGAAGGCGATGTGATAAGAGTTGAAAAGCTTGATGCCGAACCAAAAAGCGAGATAAGTTTTGACAAAGTGTTAATGGTTGGAGATAAGGTTGGAAACCCTTATGTAGAGAACGCAAAGGTTGAAGCAAAGGTAATAAGAACAGCTAAGGCAAAAAAGATTATCGTGTTTAAGTTTAAAAGGAGAAAGGGATACAAAAGGAAGAAGGGTCATAGGCAGTATTTCACCGAAGTAAAAATCACAAAGATAGTATCATAA
- the obgE gene encoding GTPase ObgE has protein sequence MFIDYAEIYVKAGDGGRGIVSFRREKYVPKGGPDGGDGGRGGDVILEASKDENTLRLFRFQRHFKAENGKPGGSNNKTGRSGEDLIIKVPIGCIVKDEEGNIIADLTEDGQRIVVAKGGKGGKGNAAFATPTNRAPRIAYPGKKGEEKKIKLELKLLADVGLVGFPNAGKSSLIRAVSDAKPEVANYPFTTLTPHLGYVYFNDKDFIIADIPGIIEGASKGKGLGLRFLKHIERTTILLFVLDITDEPKEKFSKLIEELKNYNPEMLNRKRAVVLNKIDLLEQIDENSYKEMFKGENVFLISALKRENLKPLLKWISENLERS, from the coding sequence ATGTTCATAGATTATGCTGAAATCTATGTAAAAGCAGGAGACGGCGGCAGAGGAATAGTAAGCTTCAGGCGAGAGAAATATGTCCCAAAGGGCGGTCCCGACGGTGGGGACGGCGGCAGAGGTGGCGATGTAATTTTAGAAGCCTCAAAGGATGAAAACACTTTGAGGCTTTTTCGTTTCCAGAGACACTTCAAAGCAGAAAACGGCAAACCCGGCGGTTCAAACAACAAAACCGGCAGAAGCGGTGAAGATTTAATAATCAAAGTTCCTATAGGTTGCATAGTAAAAGATGAAGAAGGCAACATAATCGCTGACTTAACAGAAGATGGACAGCGTATCGTCGTTGCAAAAGGCGGTAAAGGTGGTAAAGGCAATGCAGCTTTTGCCACACCAACAAACAGAGCACCACGCATAGCCTATCCCGGCAAAAAAGGCGAAGAGAAAAAGATAAAGCTTGAGTTAAAACTGCTTGCAGATGTTGGCCTTGTAGGTTTTCCAAATGCAGGCAAGTCATCACTCATCAGAGCCGTCTCAGATGCAAAACCAGAAGTTGCCAATTATCCTTTCACAACTCTAACACCGCATCTCGGATATGTCTATTTCAACGATAAAGATTTCATAATCGCAGACATACCGGGCATTATAGAAGGAGCAAGCAAAGGCAAAGGTTTGGGTTTAAGATTTTTAAAACACATAGAAAGAACAACAATTTTACTCTTTGTCTTAGATATAACAGACGAGCCAAAAGAGAAGTTTTCAAAACTAATAGAAGAGTTAAAAAATTATAATCCAGAGATGCTAAACAGAAAAAGGGCTGTCGTTTTGAATAAGATAGATTTACTTGAACAGATAGATGAAAATTCGTATAAAGAGATGTTCAAAGGCGAGAATGTTTTTCTTATAAGTGCTTTAAAGAGAGAAAACCTTAAACCACTATTGAAATGGATAAGCGAGAATTTAGAGAGAAGCTAA
- a CDS encoding helix-turn-helix domain-containing protein has translation MRQNREKKFAEGGKEKMKKYLTPKEVEEIYGLSQKWLANMRWEKKWIPYLKVGGKILYRPEDIENFIEKHQVKVISE, from the coding sequence ATGAGGCAAAACAGAGAGAAAAAGTTTGCGGAAGGAGGAAAGGAGAAAATGAAAAAGTATTTGACTCCCAAAGAAGTTGAAGAAATTTACGGCCTTTCCCAGAAATGGCTTGCCAATATGCGCTGGGAAAAGAAATGGATACCGTATTTGAAGGTAGGTGGAAAGATCCTTTATAGGCCGGAAGACATAGAAAATTTCATAGAGAAACATCAGGTTAAAGTTATATCCGAATAA
- a CDS encoding SLC13 family permease gives MNFWLRKLLKEWLFLFSTIGAIITSIYLKRIPHYSVSDFNVLFIIFSFLVVLKGLQNSKALYFVAAKIGLGRFVGLKLIFLTLILAMFLTNDISLLLVVPITILMDVENKDMLVILEAIAANASSALLPSGNPQNMFIYWFYSLNLFEFVKAIYPFCLVSVVLLVIFALLFKFEGKSLNLSFSVEPNYKLYLILLVLMIAVILKFVPIWTGLIVVFYAVLFDRDALKIDYFLLGIFFMFFGFTDNLAHILRFSFTKGDSVFVFSALFSQLISNVPSALFFADFTNNWKALLWGVSVGGYGNLIGSLANLIAYRIYVSHVEESKKFLWKFMVIGYFFFFSLFLFRILYNYN, from the coding sequence GTGAATTTCTGGCTAAGAAAACTCCTTAAAGAGTGGCTGTTTCTGTTTTCCACAATAGGCGCTATTATAACGAGCATATATTTAAAACGCATTCCGCATTACAGTGTGAGTGATTTTAATGTTCTGTTTATCATATTTAGCTTTCTTGTTGTTTTAAAAGGACTTCAGAATAGTAAGGCTTTGTATTTTGTTGCAGCTAAGATTGGCTTGGGAAGATTTGTCGGTCTAAAGCTCATTTTTCTTACGCTTATTCTTGCCATGTTTTTAACCAATGACATATCACTTCTGCTTGTTGTTCCTATAACGATTTTAATGGATGTTGAGAATAAAGATATGCTTGTGATTTTGGAAGCTATTGCCGCTAATGCTTCAAGTGCTCTCCTGCCGAGTGGAAACCCACAGAATATGTTTATTTACTGGTTTTACAGTTTGAATCTTTTTGAGTTTGTTAAGGCTATATATCCCTTCTGTCTTGTCTCTGTTGTTCTTCTTGTAATTTTTGCTCTATTATTTAAGTTTGAAGGCAAATCTTTGAATTTATCATTCTCTGTTGAGCCTAATTATAAACTTTATCTTATTCTGCTTGTTTTGATGATAGCTGTGATATTGAAGTTTGTTCCTATATGGACTGGCTTGATTGTTGTTTTCTATGCAGTTTTGTTTGATAGAGATGCTTTAAAGATAGACTATTTTCTGCTTGGTATATTCTTTATGTTTTTTGGCTTTACGGATAATTTAGCTCATATCTTGAGATTTAGTTTTACGAAAGGCGACAGTGTATTTGTTTTTTCTGCTCTATTTAGTCAGTTGATAAGCAATGTGCCTTCTGCTCTGTTTTTTGCAGATTTTACAAACAACTGGAAAGCCCTTTTATGGGGTGTAAGCGTAGGTGGTTATGGTAATTTGATAGGTTCTTTAGCCAACTTAATCGCTTATCGCATTTATGTCTCCCATGTTGAAGAGAGTAAGAAATTTTTATGGAAGTTCATGGTAATAGGTTATTTTTTCTTCTTTAGTTTATTTTTGTTTAGAATTTTATATAATTACAATTGA
- the proB gene encoding glutamate 5-kinase produces MDKREFREKLKQAKRVVIKIGSGVIAEEDGINIEILENITNSINELINQGKEIIIVSSGAVACGMNILNLKKRPDNIVSLQALAGIGQPKLIDIYEKLFEKYGLKIAQLLITIDDIQNRRRFINAKNALLTLIKWKIIPIINENDTVVIKELRFGDNDNLSFHILNLAEADALIILSNIDGVYSKKPTDKDAVLIEKITKETDIEIGENSKLGSGGIKTKIEAGLNSAETGKLACIINGKRKDSLRKLFEEDEFEFTFFEPTKNPLKSRKSWILNCSPSGVVVIDDGAKESIRKHKSLLPSGVVKVFGGFGRGDIINIEDKEGRLIAKGITNYDSSEIEKIKGKHSKEIVNILGYKYSDDIIHTDNMSVVEDG; encoded by the coding sequence ATGGATAAGCGAGAATTTAGAGAGAAGCTAAAACAGGCAAAAAGGGTTGTAATAAAAATAGGAAGCGGTGTAATAGCCGAAGAAGACGGCATAAATATAGAGATACTCGAAAACATCACAAACAGCATAAACGAGCTTATAAATCAGGGTAAGGAGATTATAATCGTATCAAGCGGTGCTGTAGCCTGCGGCATGAACATATTAAACCTAAAGAAACGCCCAGATAACATCGTAAGCCTGCAAGCTTTAGCAGGCATAGGCCAACCAAAACTGATAGACATTTACGAGAAGCTATTTGAGAAATACGGTTTAAAAATAGCACAGCTTCTCATTACAATTGACGACATTCAAAACAGAAGAAGGTTTATAAACGCAAAAAACGCCCTGCTTACGCTCATAAAATGGAAAATTATACCAATAATCAACGAAAATGACACGGTTGTGATAAAGGAGTTGAGATTTGGAGACAACGATAATCTATCGTTTCACATTCTCAATCTTGCAGAAGCAGATGCCCTAATAATCTTAAGCAACATAGACGGTGTCTATTCAAAAAAACCGACAGATAAAGATGCCGTTTTAATAGAGAAGATAACAAAAGAGACAGACATAGAGATAGGAGAAAATAGTAAACTTGGCAGCGGCGGTATAAAAACAAAGATAGAAGCAGGCCTAAACTCAGCAGAAACGGGCAAATTAGCATGCATAATCAACGGTAAGAGAAAAGACAGCTTAAGAAAATTATTTGAAGAAGATGAATTTGAGTTTACATTCTTTGAACCGACAAAAAACCCTTTAAAATCAAGAAAATCTTGGATATTAAACTGTTCACCAAGCGGCGTTGTTGTAATAGACGATGGTGCAAAAGAGAGTATAAGAAAGCACAAAAGCCTTCTGCCAAGTGGTGTCGTTAAGGTGTTTGGCGGCTTCGGTAGGGGTGACATAATAAACATCGAAGATAAGGAAGGCAGACTTATAGCTAAAGGCATAACGAATTACGACTCAAGCGAGATAGAGAAAATCAAAGGCAAGCACTCAAAAGAGATAGTAAACATCTTAGGTTATAAATACTCAGACGACATAATACACACAGACAATATGTCGGTGGTTGAAGATGGCTGA
- a CDS encoding MaoC family dehydratase, with product MADEFDELIEFYKTKLNSIVYTGEWFKITQELIDRFAEITSDKQWIHTDPHKAAVDSPYKTTIAHGFLTLSLIPFLTKSNDPVFFEEHYPKMKYRLNYGLNKVRFPNAVKVNSYIRAKLIPLSIENLGDSVEIIYKIIVEIKGEDKPAVVAEQVFRLYK from the coding sequence ATGGCTGATGAGTTTGACGAGTTGATTGAGTTTTACAAAACAAAGTTAAACTCTATTGTCTATACGGGCGAGTGGTTCAAGATAACTCAGGAGTTGATAGATAGATTCGCTGAGATAACTTCCGATAAACAGTGGATACACACAGACCCACACAAAGCGGCAGTTGACTCACCTTACAAAACAACTATAGCCCACGGATTTTTAACCCTATCTCTCATACCATTTTTGACAAAGAGCAACGACCCTGTATTTTTTGAAGAGCATTACCCAAAGATGAAGTATCGCCTAAACTATGGACTTAACAAGGTAAGGTTTCCAAACGCCGTCAAAGTAAACTCTTACATCAGAGCAAAGCTTATACCCTTATCGATAGAAAACTTGGGCGATTCCGTTGAGATAATCTATAAAATAATTGTTGAAATAAAAGGCGAAGATAAACCTGCCGTTGTTGCTGAGCAGGTCTTCAGACTATACAAATGA
- a CDS encoding toprim domain-containing protein, whose amino-acid sequence MIEELKPYIIDIVKDILPNGTIKTTSGKKEYWHRCPFHEDKNPSFSINLENGLSYCFGCGYSGDIIDVYAKVKGLNAKEAVKELFKSYLPQNIGTKENQSTIEKATYMWNNSVKNSETIKKYLKSRGVTKSYDLRLYKDNIMLARVVDIHDNLKTLHMTILENTNDGKVVKKEKKFLKGLPSKGYSVHFGEPLDSLALVEGIETALSIKEALPILPIWATLSASNMPDVEIPLGIRNVYIFYDKDKSDTGYKAALENAKKLLKENKGIHVYLIPPPMDIPENSKGVDFNDVLLKKGKEAVVLSFKEAKEFEDKDSDKISPIDLALSLVKEKTKFFRSKDGESYAKVKIKKDRDKDKDDQKNESHIEIMQIRSKEFKKFISSIYYRTTKKVLYPKVADNVIFTLDSIISNESKEEDVFYRVAYYNGNIYIDLADEKWRVIEITPNSWRILDKSPVNFIRYASTLSLPEPKESGNVNRLKEFLNIDDEGFNVIVGFLLNVLSPNENHIGMILTGEQGSTKSTMAKMIKSVVDPDIKQKLSTLKSEEDLIIAASRSKVVVVDNISKCSQNFSDSLCRLLDSSSISKRRLFTDYEEAILTAASSVILTAISNVFVYQDLLDRVVMINLKPVDPKQRKEEKKLFEDFEKEHPYILGALCDMVSEGLRNINRVNLKEKPRRADFAVWLAACEYESKEKRLLNSYLKNIEKIIDASLADDALVSTFMSWFEDKDSWKGSATELMNILINFADKEVKAELPKASNKFSQRLMMAASFLRRKKIDIKKRTYQKGKFDNYQKTD is encoded by the coding sequence ATGATAGAAGAGTTAAAGCCATATATTATCGATATCGTTAAAGATATATTGCCAAATGGCACAATTAAAACAACATCAGGCAAAAAAGAATACTGGCATAGATGCCCTTTTCATGAGGATAAAAACCCATCTTTTTCCATAAACCTTGAAAATGGGTTATCTTATTGTTTTGGATGTGGGTATTCAGGAGATATAATAGATGTATATGCAAAAGTTAAAGGTTTAAATGCAAAAGAGGCAGTAAAAGAACTCTTTAAATCCTATTTGCCTCAAAATATTGGAACTAAAGAAAATCAATCAACTATAGAAAAAGCTACTTATATGTGGAATAACTCAGTAAAAAATTCCGAAACAATAAAAAAATATTTGAAATCAAGGGGTGTTACTAAAAGCTACGACCTAAGACTTTACAAAGATAATATAATGTTAGCAAGAGTCGTTGATATCCATGACAATCTAAAAACGCTCCATATGACTATTTTAGAAAACACCAACGATGGAAAAGTAGTCAAAAAAGAGAAAAAATTCCTAAAAGGCTTACCTTCAAAGGGTTATAGCGTCCACTTTGGAGAACCTCTGGATAGTTTAGCCTTAGTTGAAGGTATAGAGACAGCATTGAGTATAAAGGAAGCTTTACCTATTCTACCCATTTGGGCAACTCTTTCTGCTTCAAATATGCCTGATGTTGAAATACCTTTAGGTATAAGGAATGTTTATATTTTCTACGATAAAGATAAAAGTGACACGGGATACAAAGCAGCTTTGGAAAATGCAAAGAAACTCTTGAAGGAAAATAAAGGTATACATGTCTATCTAATCCCACCACCTATGGATATACCTGAAAACTCAAAAGGAGTAGATTTTAATGATGTCTTACTCAAGAAAGGTAAGGAAGCTGTAGTTTTATCCTTTAAGGAAGCAAAGGAGTTTGAAGATAAAGATTCAGATAAGATTTCACCCATCGATCTGGCTTTAAGCCTTGTTAAAGAAAAAACAAAATTCTTCCGCTCAAAAGATGGAGAATCCTATGCAAAGGTAAAAATAAAAAAGGATAGAGACAAAGATAAGGATGACCAAAAAAACGAAAGCCATATTGAAATAATGCAGATTAGAAGTAAAGAGTTTAAGAAGTTTATCTCTTCTATCTACTACAGAACAACAAAAAAGGTTTTATATCCTAAGGTGGCAGATAATGTAATATTTACTCTTGACAGCATTATCTCAAATGAGTCAAAAGAGGAGGATGTATTTTACAGAGTGGCTTATTATAACGGCAATATCTATATAGATTTAGCAGACGAGAAATGGCGTGTTATTGAAATCACACCAAACAGCTGGAGAATCTTGGATAAAAGCCCTGTTAATTTTATAAGATATGCAAGCACCCTTTCTTTACCGGAACCAAAAGAAAGTGGAAATGTAAATAGATTGAAAGAGTTTTTAAATATCGATGATGAAGGCTTTAATGTAATTGTTGGTTTTTTGCTAAATGTCCTAAGTCCGAATGAGAACCATATAGGCATGATTTTAACAGGTGAGCAGGGCAGCACAAAATCAACAATGGCTAAAATGATTAAATCCGTAGTTGATCCTGATATAAAACAGAAACTCTCAACACTAAAAAGCGAAGAGGATTTAATTATTGCAGCATCAAGAAGCAAGGTTGTTGTTGTGGATAATATCTCAAAGTGCTCTCAGAATTTTTCAGATAGCTTATGCAGATTATTGGATAGCAGCAGTATATCCAAAAGAAGATTGTTTACAGATTATGAAGAAGCTATTCTAACTGCTGCATCATCCGTGATACTCACAGCTATAAGCAATGTATTTGTTTATCAAGACTTGCTTGATAGGGTTGTAATGATAAACCTAAAACCAGTCGATCCTAAGCAAAGAAAAGAAGAAAAGAAATTATTTGAAGATTTTGAAAAAGAGCACCCATATATTCTGGGAGCATTGTGCGATATGGTATCCGAAGGATTAAGAAATATAAACAGAGTAAACCTAAAAGAGAAACCACGAAGGGCTGATTTTGCCGTATGGCTTGCAGCTTGTGAATATGAGAGCAAAGAAAAAAGGCTTTTAAATTCCTACCTAAAAAACATAGAGAAAATAATAGACGCTTCTTTGGCTGATGATGCCCTTGTCTCAACATTCATGAGTTGGTTTGAAGATAAAGATAGTTGGAAGGGCAGTGCAACAGAGCTTATGAATATCTTAATTAACTTTGCAGATAAGGAAGTAAAAGCAGAGCTTCCCAAAGCGTCCAATAAATTTAGTCAAAGGCTTATGATGGCTGCAAGCTTTTTAAGAAGAAAGAAGATAGATATAAAAAAGAGAACATACCAGAAAGGGAAGTTTGATAACTATCAAAAGACTGACTGA